The following are encoded together in the Nocardioides thalensis genome:
- a CDS encoding TetR/AcrR family transcriptional regulator, with amino-acid sequence MDSNALPRGRHDLTPEQVREIQRGRLLSAMADCVADKGVVDTTVADVIARAGVSRRTFYELFKDKNDCFDAAYRLGVTVLTDAIREAQSEPGSWEERVERSFVALTEVMAANPSFSKLCILEVWGAGAEARATHYETIQGFRVFLKEIEDDFGDVVFFGLVGGISSILFREIEAGRTEDIRRIVPGLVRFVTLPLAGLRAREDNA; translated from the coding sequence ATGGACTCCAACGCGCTGCCCCGCGGGCGTCACGACCTGACGCCTGAGCAGGTCCGCGAGATCCAGCGCGGGCGGCTGCTCAGCGCGATGGCCGACTGCGTCGCCGACAAGGGCGTCGTCGACACCACGGTGGCCGACGTGATCGCTCGCGCCGGGGTCTCCCGGCGCACCTTCTACGAGCTGTTCAAGGACAAGAACGACTGCTTCGACGCGGCGTACCGCCTCGGGGTCACAGTCCTCACCGATGCGATCCGCGAGGCCCAGTCCGAGCCCGGCAGCTGGGAGGAGCGCGTCGAGCGCAGCTTCGTCGCGCTGACCGAGGTGATGGCGGCCAACCCCTCCTTCAGCAAGCTGTGCATCCTCGAGGTCTGGGGAGCGGGCGCGGAGGCGCGGGCGACCCACTACGAGACCATCCAGGGCTTCCGGGTCTTCCTCAAGGAGATCGAGGACGACTTCGGAGACGTCGTCTTCTTCGGCCTGGTCGGCGGCATCTCCAGCATCCTGTTCCGCGAGATCGAGGCCGGCCGCACCGAGGACATCAGGCGGATCGTGCCGGGCCTCGTCCGGTTCGTGACGCTGCCCCTCGCCGGCCTCCGCGCCCGCGAGGACAACGCCTGA
- a CDS encoding S8 family serine peptidase — protein MPAPQAGATANPLVNVIVTLAPSADPNAVSADLLGGEPGEVTHVYDHVINGFAASLPQALLTVLRGDARIQRIELDRGVTASDTQSPTPSWGLDRIDQRDLPLSNSFTYGSSGANVDAYVVDTGILTTHPDFGGRAVHGRDTVSGDNDATDCNGHGTHVAGTIGGTKYGVAKAANLIAVRVLDCNGSGSTAGVIAGLDWVVAHHQAGDPAVANMSLGGGASATLDDAVRRVIADGVTMAVAAGNENTDSCTKSPARTAEALTVAASTINDARASFSNRGTCVDLFAPGVDITSAWLDNGTNTISGTSMATPHVAGVAAQYLGANPNANPATVSNAILAATTKGKISGTARTCTLIILCQPATPNNHLLYTNN, from the coding sequence GTGCCCGCCCCCCAGGCCGGCGCCACCGCAAACCCCCTGGTCAACGTGATCGTGACCCTCGCACCCTCGGCCGACCCGAACGCGGTCTCGGCCGACCTGCTGGGCGGCGAGCCCGGCGAGGTCACCCACGTCTACGACCACGTGATCAACGGCTTCGCCGCGTCGCTCCCGCAGGCCCTGCTCACCGTCCTCCGCGGCGACGCCCGGATCCAGCGCATCGAGCTCGACCGCGGCGTGACCGCGAGCGACACCCAGTCGCCGACCCCGAGCTGGGGCCTCGACCGCATCGACCAGCGCGACCTCCCGCTCAGCAACAGCTTCACCTACGGCTCGTCCGGCGCGAACGTGGACGCCTACGTCGTCGACACCGGCATCCTCACCACGCACCCCGACTTCGGCGGGCGCGCGGTCCACGGTCGCGACACCGTCAGCGGCGACAACGACGCCACCGACTGCAACGGTCACGGCACCCACGTCGCCGGCACCATCGGCGGCACGAAGTACGGCGTGGCCAAGGCGGCGAACCTGATCGCCGTCCGCGTGCTCGACTGCAACGGCTCCGGCTCCACCGCCGGCGTGATCGCCGGTCTGGACTGGGTCGTCGCCCACCACCAGGCCGGAGACCCCGCGGTCGCCAACATGAGCCTCGGCGGGGGCGCGTCGGCGACGCTCGACGACGCGGTCCGGCGCGTGATCGCCGACGGCGTCACGATGGCGGTCGCCGCGGGCAACGAGAACACCGACTCGTGCACCAAGTCCCCGGCCCGTACGGCGGAGGCGCTCACCGTCGCGGCGAGCACCATCAACGACGCGCGTGCGTCGTTCTCCAACCGCGGCACCTGCGTCGACCTGTTCGCGCCGGGCGTCGACATCACCTCGGCGTGGCTCGACAACGGCACCAACACGATCAGCGGGACGTCGATGGCGACGCCGCACGTGGCCGGGGTCGCGGCTCAGTACCTCGGCGCGAACCCGAACGCCAACCCGGCCACGGTGAGCAACGCGATCCTGGCCGCCACCACGAAGGGCAAGATCTCGGGCACGGCGCGCACGTGCACGCTGATCATCCTGTGCCAGCCGGCCACGCCCAACAACCACCTGCTGTACACGAACAACTGA
- a CDS encoding helix-turn-helix transcriptional regulator, which produces MSTSARMLRLLSLLQTHRFWSGGELADRLEVSPRTLRRDVDRLRELGYDVDATRGTAGGYQLRAGGSLPPLLLEDDEAVAIAVGLRSSAGGSVHGMEETSVQALTKVIALMPPRLRRRMDAVKSQTDTLQWSGGPVLDAGVLTTIAQACRDDELLDFDYEAADGTSTHRRVEPLRLVTIGRRWYLVAYDRDRQDWRSFRVDRVVGRPSTTGQRFRPRELPAPDALTYVQSKLRSQPQRYEVRIRLACPAAEVEERMGRWADVEALGDDECRIVMRTDTLDWPVLALSGFDCDFTVESPDELVEHLGRLGARFSAVAAR; this is translated from the coding sequence ATGAGCACGAGTGCCCGGATGCTGCGGCTGCTGTCGCTGCTCCAGACCCACCGCTTCTGGTCCGGCGGCGAGCTGGCCGACCGGCTGGAGGTGAGCCCGCGGACGCTGCGCCGCGACGTCGACCGGCTCCGGGAGCTCGGTTACGACGTCGACGCCACCCGGGGCACCGCTGGCGGCTACCAGCTGCGCGCCGGCGGGTCGCTCCCCCCGCTACTGCTCGAGGACGACGAGGCGGTCGCGATCGCCGTCGGCCTGCGCAGCTCGGCCGGTGGGTCCGTTCACGGGATGGAGGAGACGTCGGTCCAGGCGCTGACGAAGGTCATCGCCCTGATGCCGCCGCGCCTGCGTCGGCGGATGGACGCGGTGAAGTCACAGACCGACACGCTCCAGTGGAGCGGCGGGCCGGTCCTCGACGCCGGCGTGCTGACGACGATCGCGCAGGCCTGCCGCGACGATGAGCTGCTCGACTTCGACTACGAGGCGGCCGACGGTACGTCGACCCACCGCCGCGTCGAGCCGCTCCGGCTGGTGACCATCGGGCGGCGGTGGTACCTCGTCGCCTACGACCGCGACCGCCAGGACTGGCGCTCGTTCCGCGTCGACCGGGTCGTCGGCAGGCCGTCGACCACGGGCCAGCGGTTCCGCCCGCGCGAGCTGCCGGCGCCCGACGCGCTCACCTACGTGCAGTCCAAGCTGCGCTCGCAGCCGCAGCGCTACGAGGTGCGGATTCGGCTCGCGTGCCCCGCCGCCGAGGTCGAGGAACGGATGGGCCGCTGGGCCGACGTCGAGGCGCTCGGCGACGACGAGTGCCGGATCGTGATGCGCACCGACACCCTCGACTGGCCGGTCCTCGCGCTGTCGGGCTTCGACTGCGACTTCACCGTCGAGTCCCCCGACGAGCTGGTCGAGCACCTGGGACGGCTGGGGGCGCGGTTCAGCGCGGTGGCAGCTCGGTGA
- a CDS encoding purine-nucleoside phosphorylase translates to MTAAPTPYDLAEQAAARLAELTGVARHDVALVLGSGWLPAVDALGEATAEIDTTDLPGFSAAAVAGHSGKIRSIKSGDRQLLVFLSRTHYYEGKGVAAVVHGVRTAAVAGCRAIVLTNGCGGLKDTWEPGQPVLISDHINLTGRSPIEGANFVDLTDLYSTRLRALCREVDPTLDEGVYVQFPGPHYETPAEINMVRAIGGHLVGMSTTLEAIAARESGMEVLGISLVTNLAAGITGEPLDHAEVLEAGRAAASRMGSLLSQVVPRI, encoded by the coding sequence GTGACTGCCGCCCCCACGCCGTACGACCTGGCCGAGCAGGCCGCCGCCCGACTCGCCGAGCTCACCGGCGTCGCCCGCCACGACGTCGCGCTCGTCCTCGGCTCCGGCTGGCTGCCCGCCGTCGACGCCCTCGGCGAGGCGACCGCCGAGATCGACACCACCGACCTGCCCGGCTTCAGCGCCGCGGCGGTCGCGGGCCACTCGGGGAAGATCCGCTCGATCAAGTCCGGCGACCGGCAGCTGCTGGTGTTCCTGAGCCGCACCCACTACTACGAGGGCAAGGGCGTCGCGGCGGTCGTGCACGGCGTCCGTACGGCGGCCGTGGCCGGCTGTCGCGCGATCGTGCTGACCAACGGCTGCGGCGGCCTCAAGGACACGTGGGAGCCCGGCCAGCCGGTGCTCATCAGCGACCACATCAACCTGACCGGCCGCTCCCCCATCGAGGGCGCCAACTTCGTCGACCTCACCGACCTCTACTCCACGCGACTGCGCGCTCTGTGCAGGGAGGTCGACCCGACGCTCGACGAGGGCGTCTACGTGCAGTTCCCCGGCCCCCACTACGAGACGCCGGCGGAGATCAACATGGTCCGCGCGATCGGCGGTCACCTGGTCGGCATGAGCACGACGCTCGAGGCGATCGCGGCCCGCGAGTCCGGCATGGAGGTGCTCGGCATCAGCCTGGTCACCAACCTGGCCGCCGGCATCACGGGCGAGCCGCTCGACCACGCCGAGGTGCTGGAGGCGGGTCGAGCGGCTGCGTCCCGGATGGGCTCGCTGCTCTCGCAGGTCGTGCCGCGGATCTGA
- a CDS encoding gamma-glutamylcyclotransferase — MTAYAAYGTNLDPARMGERCPHSPLQTTGWLTGWRLTFGGEEHGWDGALATIVQDPLEQVFVAIYDVPQQDVASLDQWESADSGLYRKVKVRVTTLIGEVVAWTYVLDAYEGGLPSASYLGVLADAAEAADAPADYVARLRRRDCRSTGL; from the coding sequence GTGACCGCGTACGCCGCCTACGGGACCAACCTCGATCCCGCCCGGATGGGCGAGCGGTGCCCGCACTCGCCGCTCCAGACGACCGGGTGGCTGACCGGCTGGCGGCTCACGTTCGGCGGCGAGGAGCACGGCTGGGACGGCGCGCTCGCGACGATCGTCCAGGACCCGCTCGAGCAGGTCTTCGTCGCGATCTACGACGTGCCGCAGCAGGACGTCGCCTCGCTCGACCAGTGGGAGTCGGCCGACTCCGGCCTCTACCGCAAGGTCAAGGTGCGGGTGACCACGCTCATCGGCGAGGTCGTCGCCTGGACCTACGTGCTCGACGCCTACGAGGGCGGCCTGCCCTCGGCTTCGTACCTCGGCGTGCTCGCCGACGCCGCCGAGGCCGCGGACGCCCCGGCCGACTACGTCGCGCGACTGCGCCGGCGCGACTGCCGGTCGACGGGGTTGTGA
- the lpdA gene encoding dihydrolipoyl dehydrogenase — MTHFDVLVLGAGPGGYVAAIRAAQLGKSVAVVEKKYWGGVCLNVGCIPSKALLRNAEIAHIITHEKSTFGISGDATMDFAATHKRSRGVAEASAKGVHYLMKKNKITEIDGWGTLTGPKAIDVQDDNGDVTAHTCDDLIIATGATVRTVPGVEINGKNIVSYEEQILDDQLPGSVIIGGSGAIGVEFAYVMKNFGVDVTIVEYLDRMVPTEDADVSKELARQYKKLGVKVLTSTAVKSVEDTGSGVKVTVAPAAGGGEEQLLEADKFLAAFGFAPRVEGYGLENTGVELTDRGAIAVDGRGRTNVDGVYAIGDCTGKLMLAHTAEAMGVVAAETIGGAETMEIDFDMIPRATFCQPQIASFGYSEQQAKEKGFDVKTASFPFSANGKARGMAEGVGFVKIVADAEHNEILGAHMIGPEVTELLPALTLAQQWDLTADEVARNVFAHPTLSEAMKEAVHGIAGHMINL; from the coding sequence GTGACCCACTTTGATGTCCTCGTCCTCGGTGCCGGCCCCGGTGGGTACGTCGCCGCGATCCGCGCCGCGCAGCTCGGCAAGTCCGTCGCCGTGGTGGAGAAGAAGTACTGGGGTGGTGTCTGTCTGAACGTCGGCTGCATCCCGTCCAAGGCTCTGCTGCGCAATGCCGAGATCGCGCACATCATCACGCACGAGAAGAGCACGTTCGGGATCTCCGGCGACGCCACGATGGACTTCGCCGCGACCCACAAGCGCAGCCGCGGCGTGGCCGAGGCGAGCGCCAAGGGCGTCCACTACCTGATGAAGAAGAACAAGATCACCGAGATCGACGGGTGGGGCACGCTGACCGGCCCGAAGGCGATCGACGTCCAGGACGACAACGGCGACGTCACCGCGCACACGTGCGACGACCTGATCATCGCCACCGGCGCCACCGTGCGGACCGTGCCGGGCGTGGAGATCAACGGCAAGAACATCGTCTCCTACGAGGAGCAGATCCTCGACGACCAGCTGCCGGGCTCGGTGATCATCGGCGGCTCCGGCGCGATCGGCGTCGAGTTCGCCTACGTCATGAAGAACTTCGGCGTCGACGTGACGATCGTCGAGTACCTCGACCGGATGGTGCCGACCGAGGACGCCGACGTCTCCAAGGAGCTGGCCCGCCAGTACAAGAAGCTCGGCGTCAAGGTGCTCACCTCGACGGCGGTCAAGAGCGTCGAGGACACCGGCTCCGGCGTGAAGGTCACCGTCGCCCCGGCCGCCGGCGGGGGCGAGGAGCAGCTGCTCGAGGCCGACAAGTTCCTCGCGGCGTTCGGCTTCGCGCCCCGCGTCGAGGGCTACGGCCTGGAGAACACCGGAGTCGAGCTGACCGACCGCGGCGCGATCGCCGTCGACGGCCGCGGTCGCACCAACGTCGACGGCGTCTACGCCATCGGCGACTGCACCGGCAAGCTGATGCTGGCCCACACCGCGGAGGCGATGGGCGTCGTGGCGGCCGAGACGATCGGCGGCGCCGAGACCATGGAGATCGACTTCGACATGATCCCGCGCGCCACGTTCTGCCAGCCGCAGATCGCCTCCTTCGGCTACAGCGAGCAGCAGGCCAAGGAGAAGGGCTTCGACGTCAAGACGGCGTCGTTCCCGTTCTCGGCCAACGGCAAGGCCCGCGGCATGGCCGAGGGCGTGGGCTTCGTGAAGATCGTCGCCGACGCCGAGCACAACGAGATCCTCGGCGCCCACATGATCGGCCCCGAGGTCACCGAGCTGCTTCCCGCTCTCACCCTCGCCCAGCAGTGGGACCTGACCGCGGACGAGGTGGCCCGCAACGTGTTCGCCCACCCGACGCTGTCGGAGGCCATGAAGGAGGCCGTCCACGGCATCGCGGGGCACATGATCAACCTCTGA
- a CDS encoding serine/threonine protein kinase produces MSPSRSRRALVALAAVGSLAATVATGGATAAPPAPAESADPGLVDVMWVGNNWDGTASIVDATTLEVLKRGVNLIPDKAAETNAIMTNPVKLVFYLAINAGPGQGHNQYVDDMFTTRDGKYLAVSRPSFADVVWIDIAKATAGRTDSIVREQQMDGYRTDHMQLSNDGRRLLVSDSTSRQVIEYSMVDETLPDGTVVRMGDRLRTFESGETPHESNYTADGERILHASIGRVYTPADDLDASDLTLMGINLQQLLGPLGGLLGLDRLLAGLPWHALEGAVKSDRWLQYVDNETFEVLERWDMKHELAEAGHPGMSSAVRPVAVDPDGRHLYLQVSFLHGYVVFDTQAADLNGTSDYTLGTEAEPATGAVVDVVDLERTYPNMSREAYVNDSAHHGIAISDDGETLCVAGTMDDYAALVDVESGEATYFDEETTGHHYGKPYWSTEGLNDTCWVSLSDDDAVAVLSTATGEEVGYLQVGNHPQRVRHGYVPAALAAQW; encoded by the coding sequence GTGAGCCCGTCCCGTTCCCGCCGCGCGCTCGTCGCCCTCGCCGCCGTCGGCAGCCTGGCCGCGACGGTCGCGACCGGAGGCGCCACCGCGGCACCGCCCGCCCCCGCCGAGAGCGCCGACCCCGGCCTGGTCGACGTGATGTGGGTCGGCAACAACTGGGACGGCACCGCCAGCATCGTCGACGCCACCACCCTCGAGGTGCTCAAGCGCGGGGTGAACCTCATCCCCGACAAGGCGGCCGAGACGAACGCGATCATGACCAACCCGGTCAAGCTCGTGTTCTACCTGGCGATCAACGCGGGCCCCGGCCAGGGCCACAACCAGTACGTCGACGACATGTTCACGACGCGTGACGGCAAGTACCTCGCCGTCTCCCGCCCCAGCTTCGCCGACGTGGTGTGGATCGACATCGCCAAGGCCACCGCGGGCCGCACCGACTCGATCGTGCGCGAGCAGCAGATGGACGGCTACCGCACCGACCACATGCAGCTGTCCAACGACGGCCGCCGGCTGCTGGTGTCCGACTCGACCTCGCGCCAGGTCATCGAGTACTCGATGGTCGACGAGACCCTCCCCGACGGCACGGTGGTCCGGATGGGCGACCGGCTGCGGACGTTCGAGTCCGGCGAGACGCCGCACGAGAGCAACTACACCGCCGACGGCGAGCGGATCCTGCACGCCTCGATCGGCCGCGTCTACACGCCCGCTGACGACCTCGACGCGTCCGACCTGACGCTGATGGGGATCAACCTCCAGCAGCTCCTCGGGCCCCTCGGCGGCCTGCTCGGGCTCGACCGCCTGCTCGCGGGTCTCCCCTGGCACGCGCTCGAGGGCGCGGTGAAGTCCGACCGCTGGCTCCAGTACGTCGACAACGAGACGTTCGAGGTCCTCGAGCGCTGGGACATGAAGCACGAGCTCGCCGAGGCGGGCCACCCGGGCATGAGCAGCGCCGTCCGCCCGGTCGCCGTCGACCCCGACGGCCGCCACCTCTACCTCCAGGTCTCGTTCCTGCACGGCTACGTCGTGTTCGACACCCAGGCCGCCGACCTCAATGGGACCAGCGACTACACGCTGGGCACCGAGGCCGAGCCGGCCACCGGTGCCGTCGTCGACGTCGTCGACCTCGAGCGCACCTACCCGAACATGTCCCGCGAGGCCTACGTCAACGACTCCGCGCACCACGGCATCGCCATCAGCGACGACGGCGAGACGCTGTGCGTCGCTGGCACGATGGACGACTACGCGGCGCTGGTCGACGTCGAGTCCGGCGAGGCGACGTACTTCGACGAGGAGACGACCGGGCACCACTACGGCAAGCCGTACTGGTCGACCGAGGGCCTCAACGACACCTGCTGGGTCTCGCTCTCCGACGACGACGCCGTCGCGGTGCTGTCGACGGCGACGGGCGAGGAGGTCGGCTACCTCCAGGTCGGCAACCACCCGCAGCGGGTGCGCCACGGCTACGTGCCGGCCGCCCTCGCGGCGCAGTGGTGA
- a CDS encoding ABC transporter permease, translating to MTIEMQMTAPAVTTSAARRTSDYASRPTTWFGDVWTSTIRELRPVLHNPPSVLFAMVQPLVFLGLFAPLLPESEGGSALQWFVPGIVTMTALMSASFTGANLSEEIISGSHERILVSPLRRSAVMVGKALREVVPLVLQTLIIVAAVTPFSFDLHALGVVVGIVVLVPFSIGLASLSIALAGAVKDQAWVFWTVQQTAVFPLLLLAGVLLPLDGAPKWLRVASDLNPMTYVVDAERALFAGDWSAGTVLAGLAASAIVGAFGLAVGVRGMNRAS from the coding sequence ATGACCATCGAGATGCAGATGACCGCGCCGGCCGTCACGACGAGCGCCGCGCGCCGTACCTCTGACTACGCGAGCCGACCCACCACCTGGTTCGGCGACGTCTGGACGAGCACCATCCGCGAGCTTCGGCCGGTGCTGCACAACCCGCCGTCGGTGCTGTTCGCGATGGTGCAGCCGCTGGTGTTCCTTGGCCTGTTCGCGCCGCTCCTCCCGGAGAGCGAGGGCGGCAGCGCGCTCCAGTGGTTCGTGCCCGGCATCGTCACGATGACCGCGCTGATGAGCGCCTCGTTCACCGGCGCCAACCTGAGCGAGGAGATCATCAGCGGCTCCCACGAGCGGATCCTGGTCTCGCCACTGCGCCGGTCGGCCGTGATGGTCGGCAAGGCGCTGCGCGAGGTGGTGCCGCTGGTCCTCCAGACGCTGATCATCGTGGCCGCGGTGACGCCGTTCAGCTTCGACCTGCACGCGCTCGGCGTCGTCGTCGGAATCGTGGTGCTCGTGCCGTTCAGCATCGGTCTCGCGTCGCTCAGCATCGCGCTGGCGGGCGCGGTCAAGGACCAGGCGTGGGTGTTCTGGACCGTGCAGCAGACCGCGGTCTTCCCGCTGCTGCTGCTCGCCGGCGTGCTGCTCCCGCTCGACGGCGCGCCGAAGTGGCTGCGGGTCGCCTCCGACCTCAACCCGATGACGTACGTCGTCGACGCCGAGCGCGCGCTGTTCGCCGGTGACTGGTCCGCGGGCACCGTGCTCGCAGGGCTGGCCGCGTCCGCGATCGTCGGTGCGTTCGGCCTGGCCGTCGGCGTGCGGGGGATGAACCGCGCCAGCTGA
- a CDS encoding DMT family transporter, with product MSSPPSRLLKIVAVPLMLGAGAVVAVQSEINGRLADEMGEGMRAGVGAAVISFGIGLVIVAAITLAVARHRVKDLVGAVRGHRLRPVELLGGLCGAFLVATQGLTIATIGVALFSVAMTAGQSASALLVDHLGLGPSGHQPLNVPRAIAATFAVAAVVLATGERLAEAFSWEVVVLALLPFLAGAGASVQQALNGRVARHAGAWVTTLNNFVVGTAALLLTWTGSFLVDGGLTDLPGTWWLYTGGALGVSFIWLAAHLVHVHGVLVLGLSMIAGQVVGAQLIELAGGDAHVGPVGIAAGGLIVVGVVVALFRRRQADA from the coding sequence CGGGCGCGGTCGTCGCGGTCCAGTCCGAGATCAACGGCCGGCTGGCCGACGAGATGGGCGAGGGCATGCGCGCCGGCGTGGGCGCGGCGGTCATCAGCTTCGGCATCGGCCTGGTCATCGTCGCCGCGATCACGCTGGCCGTGGCCCGGCACCGGGTCAAGGACCTCGTCGGCGCCGTCCGCGGGCACCGGCTCCGCCCGGTCGAGCTGCTGGGCGGGCTGTGCGGCGCGTTCCTCGTGGCCACCCAGGGCCTCACGATCGCCACCATCGGCGTCGCGCTGTTCAGCGTGGCGATGACGGCCGGGCAGTCCGCAAGCGCGCTCCTCGTCGACCACCTCGGCCTCGGGCCGAGCGGACACCAGCCGCTCAACGTGCCGCGGGCGATCGCCGCGACGTTCGCGGTGGCCGCGGTCGTGCTGGCGACCGGCGAGCGGCTGGCCGAGGCGTTCTCCTGGGAGGTCGTCGTGCTCGCGCTTCTGCCGTTCCTCGCGGGGGCCGGCGCATCGGTGCAGCAGGCCCTCAACGGACGGGTCGCACGGCACGCGGGCGCCTGGGTCACGACGCTCAACAACTTCGTCGTCGGGACGGCCGCGCTCCTGCTCACCTGGACCGGCAGCTTCCTCGTCGACGGAGGGCTCACGGACCTCCCCGGCACCTGGTGGCTCTACACGGGTGGGGCGCTCGGGGTCAGCTTCATCTGGCTCGCCGCCCACCTGGTGCACGTGCACGGCGTGCTGGTGCTCGGCCTGTCGATGATCGCGGGCCAGGTCGTCGGCGCCCAGCTGATCGAGCTGGCCGGCGGCGACGCGCACGTGGGGCCGGTCGGCATCGCCGCCGGCGGGCTCATCGTCGTCGGCGTCGTCGTCGCGCTCTTCCGCCGGCGGCAGGCCGACGCGTGA
- a CDS encoding ABC transporter ATP-binding protein, translating into MTENLRTSVSSGPVIRTVGLTRHYTRNKSTVEAVRGLDLEVAPGELVAFLGPNGAGKSTTLRMLTTLIAPTSGTAEVAGHDVVRERAAVRRSIGFVGQGNAAAHQQRGRDELMAQARAHGLPRSVARTRVDELLAAFDLADHADRPVSTLSGGQRRRLDVAIGLVQEPPVLFLDEPSTGLDPQHRANLAEQVQRLNREHGTTIVLTTHYLEEADALAGRVIVIDHGQVIADDSAPRLKSALGDLVVLGFGDAGHAVAAAERADRWSGAHVTVTDAEVRIRAAGGRELAPGLVADLAIAGTPAQRVEVVGPTLDDVFLDLTGRSLRDGGAADQMSTDQTEQGDTEGAAA; encoded by the coding sequence ATGACCGAAAACCTCCGCACCTCCGTCAGCAGTGGCCCGGTGATCCGCACCGTCGGGCTCACCCGCCACTACACGCGCAACAAGTCCACGGTCGAGGCCGTCCGCGGCCTCGACCTCGAGGTCGCCCCGGGCGAGCTCGTCGCGTTCCTCGGCCCCAACGGCGCCGGCAAGTCGACGACGCTCCGGATGCTCACGACGCTCATCGCGCCGACCAGCGGCACCGCCGAGGTGGCGGGCCACGACGTCGTCCGCGAGCGGGCCGCCGTACGGCGCTCCATCGGCTTCGTCGGGCAGGGCAACGCCGCCGCCCACCAGCAGCGCGGCCGCGACGAGCTGATGGCGCAGGCCCGCGCGCACGGGCTGCCGCGCTCGGTGGCGCGCACCCGCGTCGACGAGCTGCTCGCCGCGTTCGACCTGGCCGACCACGCCGACCGACCGGTGTCGACGCTGTCGGGCGGCCAGCGGCGTCGGCTCGACGTCGCGATCGGACTGGTCCAGGAGCCGCCGGTCCTGTTTCTCGACGAGCCGTCGACCGGCCTCGACCCGCAGCACCGGGCCAACCTCGCCGAGCAGGTGCAGCGGCTCAACCGGGAGCACGGCACCACGATCGTGCTGACGACGCACTACCTCGAGGAGGCGGACGCGCTCGCCGGCCGGGTGATCGTGATCGACCACGGCCAGGTCATCGCCGACGACTCCGCGCCGCGGCTGAAGTCCGCCCTGGGCGACCTGGTGGTGCTCGGCTTCGGCGACGCCGGGCACGCCGTGGCGGCCGCCGAGCGCGCCGACCGCTGGTCGGGCGCCCACGTCACGGTGACCGACGCCGAGGTGCGCATCCGCGCGGCCGGCGGCCGCGAGCTCGCCCCCGGCCTGGTCGCGGACCTCGCCATCGCGGGCACGCCCGCCCAGCGGGTCGAGGTCGTCGGGCCGACGCTCGACGACGTGTTCCTCGACCTCACCGGCCGCAGCCTCCGCGACGGCGGCGCCGCCGACCAGATGAGCACCGACCAGACCGAGCAGGGCGACACCGAAGGAGCAGCAGCATGA